The following proteins are co-located in the Pseudomonas sp. DY-1 genome:
- a CDS encoding N-acetyltransferase yields MPGYIPTAPVEVRLLDGGYAREARSLLYHAYRHEPTFAYLFEAERPGYDQRVRATVRELVQQHFLEDLPAIGLLIEERLVGIALIAPPQRRLDITESWGWRLRMLLTTGFRCTRRYLDYHDAVLACLPPGPYHVLPLLGIHPEFQGRHLGEKLLEALHNWCAEDDGSQGVVLDTGNVRYLEFYKRQGYEEVGEVALGPVVEHVFFHPNPRPVMRASG; encoded by the coding sequence ATGCCCGGTTACATCCCCACCGCGCCGGTCGAGGTGCGTCTGCTGGACGGCGGTTACGCCCGCGAAGCACGTTCCCTGCTGTACCACGCCTACCGCCATGAACCTACCTTCGCCTATCTGTTCGAGGCCGAGCGTCCCGGCTACGACCAGCGGGTACGTGCCACGGTACGAGAACTGGTGCAACAGCATTTCCTTGAGGACCTGCCGGCCATCGGCCTGCTGATCGAGGAGCGCCTGGTGGGCATAGCCCTGATCGCGCCTCCACAGCGCCGCCTGGACATCACCGAAAGCTGGGGCTGGCGGCTACGCATGCTGCTCACCACCGGATTCCGCTGCACCCGCCGCTATCTCGATTACCACGACGCTGTGCTCGCCTGCCTGCCTCCGGGGCCTTATCACGTGCTGCCGTTGCTCGGCATCCATCCGGAGTTCCAGGGGCGGCATCTCGGTGAAAAGCTGCTGGAGGCCTTGCACAACTGGTGCGCCGAGGACGATGGCTCCCAGGGGGTCGTGCTGGACACCGGCAACGTCCGTTACCTGGAGTTTTACAAGCGTCAGGGGTACGAGGAGGTGGGAGAGGTCGCCTTGGGTCCGGTGGTCGAGCATGTCTTCTTCCACCCCAATCCGCGGCCGGTGATGCGGGCTAGCGGCTGA